One Paramisgurnus dabryanus chromosome 8, PD_genome_1.1, whole genome shotgun sequence DNA window includes the following coding sequences:
- the stard10 gene encoding START domain-containing protein 10 has product MMSGEEVLIPDDRAFSRFKHECQSDEGWSLTYNKNNITVWIQVLEEEKSLHKIKCRMLCKDIPAETMYDVLHDIEYRRKWDANVIETFDIGKLTVNADVGYYSWKCPKPLKNRDVITLRSWLPMGNDYIIMNYSVKHAKYPPKKDLVRAVSIQTGYLIQRTGPTSCVLVYLAQVDPRGSLPKWVVNKSSQLLAPKAMKRISKACLRYPEWKQKHSPGFKPWLYPEQNPLSSIPLRELSIQHAESLENIDESSLSESKDERAEHSDEEGHN; this is encoded by the exons ATGATGTCCGGGGAAGAGGTTCTGATACCGGATGACCGAGCGTTCAGCAGGTTTAAACATGAATGTCAGTCAGATGAAGGCTGGAGTCTCACCTACAACAAGAACAACATTACCGTTTGGATCCAAGTGTTGGAGGAAGAGAAGAGTTTACACAAGATAAAG TGTCGGATGCTTTGTAAGGACATTCCAGCTGAAACTATGTATGACGTCCTTCACGACATCGAGTATCGCCGGAAATGGGACGCCAATGTCATTGAGACATTTGACATCGGCAAACTGACTGTTAATGCGGATGTGGGCTATTACTCCT ggaaGTGTCCTAAACCGCTAAAGAATCGTGATGTCATCACACTGCGCTCATGGCTGCCAATGGGGAATGACTACATCATCATGAACTACTCTGTCAAACACGCT AAATATCCTCCAAAGAAAGATCTGGTGCGAGCTGTTTCTATCCAGACCGGATACCTAATCCAGCGGACCGGACCGACAAGCTGCGTATTAGTTTACTTGGCACAGGTTGATCCGAGAG GTTCTCTTCCTAAGTGGGTTGTTAACAAGTCTTCCCAGTTACTGGCACCCAAA GCGATGAAGCGGATCAGTAAAGCTTGTCTTCGGTACCCTGAGTGGAAACAGAAGCACAGTCCAGGATTTAAGCCGTGGTTGTATCCGGAGCAGAATCCTCTGTCCAGCATCCCTCTGCGTGAGCTCTCCATACAACACGCTGAATCCCTGGAGAACATCGACGAGAGCTCGCTCAGTGAGAGTAAAGATGAGCGAGCTGAACACAGTGATGAAGAGGGACATAActga